In the genome of Pseudomonas putida, one region contains:
- a CDS encoding MATE family efflux transporter has product MPTLSTDWHDRLTHRKVWALAAPMILSNISVPLVALVDSTVIGHLPHAHQLGAVAVGATLFTFMVGLMGFLRMGSTGFAAQAAGRADGAALRQVLVQGLLLALAFALLIGLLAIPFSQLALQAMQPSAALHQSTEDFFHTRLLGLPAALASYALVGWFLGTQNARAPLAILLTTNVLNIVLNLWFVLGLGWGVLGSARASVIAEWSAALLGLALTRPALRAYPGHIAWAALKRWQAWRPLLAVNRDIFLRSLALQLVFLLLTVQGARLGEATVAANALLLNGLMLTAYALDGLAHAVEALCGHAIGARDRDTLRRSLVVACGWSLIVSLGFAVLFLLAGHLFIDLQTDIDSVRAAAYPFLPYLAVLPLIAVWSYLLDGLFIGATRAREMRNAMLLSVMITLPLAALLSGLGNHGLWLAFLGFMAVRAATLGWVGWRLQEKGRWIQ; this is encoded by the coding sequence ATGCCCACACTGTCCACCGACTGGCACGACCGCCTCACCCACCGCAAGGTCTGGGCCCTGGCTGCGCCGATGATCCTTTCCAACATCTCCGTGCCGTTGGTCGCACTGGTCGACAGCACGGTGATCGGCCACCTGCCCCACGCGCATCAGTTGGGTGCAGTCGCGGTGGGCGCCACCTTGTTCACCTTCATGGTCGGGCTGATGGGTTTTCTGCGCATGGGTTCCACCGGCTTCGCCGCCCAGGCCGCCGGGCGCGCCGACGGCGCGGCGTTGCGCCAGGTGCTGGTGCAGGGCCTGTTGCTGGCCCTGGCCTTCGCGCTGTTGATCGGCCTGTTGGCCATTCCTTTCAGCCAACTGGCGTTGCAGGCGATGCAACCGAGCGCGGCGCTGCACCAGTCCACCGAAGACTTCTTCCATACCCGCTTGCTGGGCCTGCCGGCGGCGCTGGCCAGCTACGCCCTGGTCGGCTGGTTCCTGGGCACCCAGAATGCCCGGGCGCCCTTGGCGATCCTGCTGACCACCAACGTGCTGAACATCGTCCTCAACCTGTGGTTCGTCCTTGGCCTTGGCTGGGGCGTGCTGGGCTCGGCGCGGGCCTCGGTCATTGCCGAATGGAGCGCCGCGCTGCTCGGCCTTGCCCTGACCCGTCCGGCCCTGCGCGCCTACCCCGGGCACATCGCCTGGGCCGCGCTCAAGCGCTGGCAGGCCTGGCGACCGCTGCTGGCGGTCAACCGCGATATCTTCCTGCGCAGCCTGGCGCTGCAGTTGGTGTTCCTGCTGCTGACCGTGCAAGGCGCACGGCTGGGCGAAGCCACCGTGGCAGCCAACGCCCTGCTGCTCAACGGCCTGATGCTCACCGCCTACGCCCTGGACGGCCTGGCCCATGCGGTCGAAGCCCTGTGCGGCCACGCCATCGGTGCCCGCGACCGCGACACCTTGCGCCGCTCGCTGGTGGTGGCCTGCGGCTGGTCGCTGATTGTCAGCCTAGGCTTTGCCGTGCTGTTTCTGCTTGCTGGTCATCTGTTCATCGACCTGCAGACCGACATCGACAGCGTGCGCGCGGCGGCCTACCCGTTCCTGCCATACCTGGCGGTGCTCCCGTTGATCGCGGTGTGGAGTTATCTGCTCGACGGCCTGTTCATCGGTGCGACACGGGCGCGTGAGATGCGCAATGCGATGTTGCTGTCGGTGATGATCACGCTGCCCTTGGCGGCGCTGCTGAGCGGGTTGGGCAACCACGGATTGTGGCTGGCGTTTCTGGGGTTCATGGCGGTGCGGGCAGCAACGCTAGGCTGGGTGGGATGGCGGTTGCAGGAAAAGGGGCGTTGGATTCAGTGA
- the speA gene encoding arginine decarboxylase, with translation MSVRRTRKDDGSQWTVADSRSVYGIRHWGAGYFAINEAGRVEVRPNGPDSAPIDLYEQVDELRQSGLSLPLLVRFPDILQHRVRQLTGAFDANIERLEYQSKYTALYPIKVNQQEAVVENIIATQNVSIGLEAGSKPELLAVLALAPKGGTIVCNGYKDREFIRLALMGQKLGHNVFIVIEKESEVALVIEEAAELKVKPQVGLRVRLSSLASSKWADTGGEKSKFGLSAAQLLSVVQRFRDAGLDQGIRLLHFHMGSQIANLADYQHGFKEAIRYYGELRALGLPVDHIDVGGGLGVDYDGTHSRNASSINYDMDDYAGVVVGMLKEFCDAQGLPHPHIFSESGRSLTAHHAMLVIQVTDVEKHNDEVPAIENKEALPETVQWLVDLLGPTDIEMVTETYWRATHYMGDVAAQYADGKISLSEKALAEQCYFAVCRRLHNSLKARQRSHRQVLDELNDKLADKYICNFSVFQSLPDTWAIGQVLPIIPLHRLDEEPMRRAVLQDLTCDSDGKINQYVDEQSIETSMPVHAVKEGEDYLLGVFLVGAYQEILGDMHNLFGDTDSVNIYQNADGSVYHAGIETHDTIEDMLRYVHLSPEELMTHYRDKVASARITARERTQFLDALRLGLTRSSYLSS, from the coding sequence ATGTCCGTACGACGCACACGCAAAGATGATGGCAGCCAGTGGACCGTGGCCGACAGCCGCAGTGTTTATGGTATCCGCCATTGGGGCGCTGGTTATTTCGCCATCAATGAGGCCGGGCGCGTCGAAGTGCGCCCCAACGGCCCGGACAGCGCCCCGATCGACCTATACGAGCAGGTCGATGAGTTGCGCCAGAGCGGTCTGTCGCTGCCGCTGCTGGTGCGTTTCCCCGACATCCTGCAGCATCGCGTGCGCCAGCTGACCGGTGCGTTCGACGCCAACATCGAGCGCCTGGAATACCAGAGCAAGTACACGGCGCTGTACCCGATCAAGGTCAACCAGCAGGAGGCGGTGGTGGAGAACATCATCGCCACCCAGAACGTTTCCATCGGCCTTGAAGCGGGTTCCAAGCCCGAGCTGCTCGCGGTGCTGGCACTGGCGCCCAAGGGCGGCACCATCGTCTGCAACGGCTACAAGGACCGTGAGTTCATTCGCCTGGCGCTGATGGGCCAGAAGCTTGGCCACAACGTGTTCATCGTCATCGAGAAGGAGTCCGAGGTCGCCTTGGTGATCGAGGAGGCCGCTGAACTCAAGGTCAAGCCACAGGTCGGTCTGCGCGTGCGGCTGTCGTCGCTGGCATCGAGCAAGTGGGCCGACACTGGGGGTGAAAAGTCCAAGTTCGGCTTGTCCGCCGCCCAACTGCTCTCGGTGGTGCAGCGCTTCCGCGATGCCGGCCTTGACCAGGGCATCCGCCTGCTGCACTTCCACATGGGTTCGCAGATCGCCAACCTGGCCGACTACCAGCACGGCTTCAAAGAGGCCATCCGCTACTACGGCGAGCTGCGCGCCTTGGGCCTGCCGGTCGATCACATCGACGTCGGCGGTGGCCTGGGCGTGGACTACGACGGCACCCACTCGCGCAACGCCAGCTCCATCAACTACGACATGGACGACTATGCCGGCGTGGTGGTGGGCATGCTCAAGGAGTTCTGTGACGCCCAGGGCCTGCCGCATCCGCACATCTTCTCCGAGAGCGGCCGCTCGCTGACCGCGCACCACGCCATGCTGGTGATCCAGGTCACCGACGTCGAGAAGCACAACGACGAAGTGCCGGCCATCGAGAACAAGGAAGCACTGCCTGAGACCGTGCAGTGGCTGGTCGACCTGCTCGGCCCGACCGACATCGAGATGGTCACCGAGACCTACTGGCGCGCCACCCACTACATGGGCGACGTTGCCGCGCAGTATGCCGATGGCAAGATCAGCCTGTCCGAGAAGGCCCTGGCCGAGCAGTGCTACTTTGCCGTGTGCCGTCGCCTGCACAACTCGCTCAAGGCCCGTCAACGCTCGCACCGCCAGGTGTTGGACGAGCTCAACGACAAGCTGGCCGACAAGTACATCTGCAACTTCTCGGTGTTCCAGAGCCTGCCGGACACCTGGGCCATCGGCCAGGTACTGCCGATCATCCCGCTGCACCGCCTGGATGAAGAGCCGATGCGACGCGCCGTGCTGCAGGATCTGACCTGCGACTCCGACGGCAAGATCAACCAGTACGTCGACGAGCAGAGCATCGAGACCAGCATGCCGGTACACGCGGTCAAGGAAGGCGAAGACTACCTGCTGGGTGTGTTCCTGGTCGGTGCGTACCAGGAGATTCTGGGCGACATGCACAACCTGTTCGGCGATACCGACTCGGTGAACATCTACCAGAACGCCGATGGCAGCGTGTATCACGCCGGCATCGAGACCCACGACACCATCGAAGACATGCTGCGCTACGTGCACCTGTCGCCGGAGGAGTTGATGACGCATTACCGCGACAAGGTTGCCAGCGCCCGCATCACAGCGCGCGAGCGTACCCAGTTCCTTGACGCGCTGCGTCTGGGACTGACGCGGTCCTCGTACCTTTCCTCGTAA
- a CDS encoding translation initiation factor Sui1 yields MAKKASSFAALGGLVYSTDAGRHCPDCGKPVDACICKQQVIPEGDGIARVRRESKGRGGKTVTTISGVPLPLDQLKELASNLKRRCGTGGALKDGVIEIQGDHVELLLGELTKQGFKAKKSGG; encoded by the coding sequence GTGGCCAAGAAAGCTTCTTCCTTCGCCGCCCTTGGCGGTCTCGTTTACTCCACCGATGCCGGTCGGCATTGCCCGGACTGTGGCAAGCCGGTGGACGCCTGCATCTGCAAGCAACAGGTCATCCCCGAAGGTGATGGTATCGCCCGCGTGCGCCGCGAAAGCAAAGGCCGTGGCGGCAAGACCGTGACTACCATCAGTGGCGTCCCGCTGCCCCTCGACCAGCTCAAGGAGCTGGCCAGCAACCTCAAGCGCCGTTGTGGCACCGGAGGCGCGCTGAAGGATGGGGTCATCGAGATCCAGGGCGACCACGTCGAGTTGCTGCTCGGCGAGTTGACCAAGCAGGGTTTCAAAGCGAAGAAATCCGGCGGTTGA
- a CDS encoding NUDIX hydrolase, producing MTISAQEAAHRAASDRESVAWVDEADRLLGALPRAELRERGLIGRCTFILLFNSAGELCVHRRTLSKALYPGYWDVAAGGMVAAGESYEVSAARELAEELGIAGVALRFHERFYFDQPDNRLWCAVFSAVSDAPLKLQPEEVSEARFVSLAQVEADRGRLPFCPDSLAALDRYTASLK from the coding sequence ATGACCATCAGCGCGCAGGAGGCTGCGCACCGCGCGGCCTCTGATCGTGAGTCGGTCGCCTGGGTCGATGAGGCCGACCGACTGCTTGGCGCCTTGCCTCGGGCCGAGCTGCGTGAGCGCGGCCTGATCGGGCGCTGCACCTTCATCCTGCTGTTCAACAGCGCCGGTGAGCTGTGCGTGCACCGGCGTACCTTGAGCAAGGCGCTGTACCCCGGCTATTGGGACGTGGCCGCCGGCGGCATGGTGGCTGCCGGCGAAAGCTACGAGGTGTCGGCAGCGCGAGAGCTGGCGGAAGAGCTGGGTATCGCTGGCGTCGCGTTGCGCTTTCACGAGCGTTTCTATTTCGACCAGCCGGACAACCGGTTGTGGTGTGCGGTGTTCTCGGCGGTTTCCGATGCGCCGTTGAAGCTGCAGCCAGAAGAGGTCAGTGAGGCGCGGTTCGTGAGCCTTGCCCAGGTAGAAGCCGATCGTGGGCGTTTACCGTTCTGTCCGGACTCGCTGGCGGCGCTGGATCGTTACACGGCCAGCCTGAAATAG
- a CDS encoding DUF2333 family protein, whose product MLDWKNREAKAEPRERVDARGAATRSYLGGLWSRALGTLIGLYLLVCIGLGWYWSQEPDLFPVQQSAQAAAERTGQQMVVGYTTVETLKTVAGTLLNKPGGYISNDRFPPGLWMDNMPSWEYGVLVQVRDLSRALRKDFARSQSQSTEDADLAKAEPRFNFDNKSWILPSSESEFEEGIKSLSRYQRRLSAGDQGAIFYTRADNLNNWLGDVATRLGSLSQRLSASVGRVKLNSTLKTESVVPGQAPQVDEELVETPWLQIDNVFYEARGQAWALSHLLRAIEVDFADVLAKKNATVSVRQIIRELEASQEALWSPMVLNGSGFGMWANHSLVMANYISRANAAVIDLRQLLSQG is encoded by the coding sequence ATGCTGGACTGGAAAAACCGCGAGGCCAAAGCCGAGCCACGTGAGCGCGTCGACGCCCGTGGCGCTGCTACACGTAGCTACCTGGGGGGGCTTTGGAGCCGAGCTCTGGGCACCCTGATCGGCCTGTATCTGTTGGTATGCATCGGCCTCGGTTGGTACTGGAGCCAGGAGCCGGACCTGTTCCCGGTACAACAGAGCGCCCAGGCCGCCGCCGAGCGCACCGGTCAGCAGATGGTGGTGGGTTATACCACCGTCGAGACCCTCAAGACCGTCGCCGGCACCCTGTTGAACAAGCCGGGCGGCTATATCTCCAACGACCGCTTCCCGCCAGGGCTGTGGATGGACAACATGCCGAGCTGGGAATACGGCGTGCTGGTCCAGGTGCGTGACCTGTCGCGCGCGCTGCGCAAGGACTTCGCCCGTTCCCAGTCGCAATCGACCGAAGATGCCGATCTGGCCAAGGCCGAGCCGCGCTTCAACTTCGATAACAAGAGCTGGATCCTGCCATCGAGCGAGTCGGAGTTCGAGGAAGGCATCAAGTCGCTCAGCCGCTACCAGCGCCGCCTGTCCGCAGGCGACCAGGGCGCCATCTTCTATACACGCGCTGACAACCTGAACAACTGGCTGGGTGATGTGGCCACTCGTCTGGGCTCGTTGTCCCAGCGCCTGTCGGCCAGTGTCGGCCGGGTCAAGCTCAACAGCACCTTGAAAACCGAGTCGGTGGTGCCTGGTCAGGCGCCGCAGGTCGACGAGGAACTGGTGGAAACCCCATGGCTGCAGATCGACAACGTGTTCTACGAAGCCCGTGGCCAGGCCTGGGCGCTGTCGCACCTGCTGCGCGCCATCGAGGTGGACTTCGCCGATGTGCTGGCCAAGAAGAACGCCACGGTCAGCGTGCGCCAGATCATCCGTGAGCTGGAGGCCTCCCAGGAGGCGCTGTGGAGCCCGATGGTGCTCAACGGCAGCGGCTTTGGCATGTGGGCCAACCACTCGTTGGTGATGGCTAACTATATTTCCCGAGCCAACGCTGCGGTCATCGACCTGCGTCAACTGCTGTCGCAGGGCTGA
- a CDS encoding diguanylate cyclase encodes MTQPADPSHERLKQHFAQRVIHQARQILEIWQRLQRGEWSTAELAELCEANLRLQRYAERFEQPEHSVLSTAIGQTLRAIEANSARLNSELISELNRLMQRLSRTGLRKGDQLDNVPLPPVRKPVYILLQDHDRAERLAQQLEFFGLGVQALLNAEAFCASMRERLPSAIVMDVDFTGPGQGLKLAALAQQGLDQHIPLLFFSHHETDTPTRLAAVRAGGQEFLTGTLEASSLLEKVELYTSATQYDPFRVLIIDDSRAQAMHTERLLNGAGMITRTLTEPIRTMAELADFQPDLIILDLYMPDCTGPELAKVIRHNDRYVSVPIIYLSAEDDLDKQLDAMSEGGDDFLTKPIRSRHLVTTVRNRAARARHLKARMVRDSLTGLYNHTHILQLLEDCSFRARREGQPLSFAMLDIDHFKKINDRHGHPMGDRVIKSLALFLKQRLRKTDFIGRYGGEEFAIVMPNTALDAAHKVLDEIRRRFADILYPAQPHDLKCTFSAGVVQLDDNHDALTMASAADEALYRAKHAGRNCVVRVEP; translated from the coding sequence ATGACCCAGCCAGCCGACCCGAGCCACGAGCGCCTCAAGCAGCACTTCGCCCAACGGGTCATCCATCAGGCCCGACAGATCCTGGAGATCTGGCAGCGCCTGCAGCGGGGCGAGTGGTCGACTGCAGAGCTGGCCGAGTTGTGCGAGGCCAATCTGCGCCTGCAGCGCTATGCCGAACGTTTCGAACAACCCGAGCATAGCGTGCTGTCAACGGCCATCGGCCAGACGTTGCGGGCCATCGAGGCCAACAGCGCGCGACTGAACTCGGAACTGATCAGCGAGCTCAACCGCCTGATGCAGCGCCTTTCGCGTACCGGCCTGCGCAAGGGTGACCAACTCGACAATGTGCCTCTGCCCCCCGTGCGCAAACCCGTGTATATCCTGCTTCAGGACCACGACCGCGCCGAGCGCCTGGCCCAACAGCTCGAGTTCTTTGGCCTGGGCGTGCAAGCGCTGCTCAATGCCGAAGCTTTCTGCGCCTCGATGCGTGAACGTTTGCCTTCGGCCATCGTCATGGATGTGGACTTCACCGGCCCAGGCCAAGGACTGAAACTCGCGGCCTTGGCACAGCAAGGGCTGGATCAGCATATTCCGCTGCTGTTCTTCAGCCACCACGAGACCGACACCCCGACCCGCCTGGCCGCCGTGCGCGCCGGAGGCCAGGAATTCCTGACCGGCACGCTGGAGGCCTCGAGCCTGCTGGAGAAAGTCGAGCTGTACACCAGCGCCACCCAGTACGACCCGTTCCGGGTGTTGATCATCGACGACTCCCGCGCCCAGGCCATGCATACCGAGCGCCTGCTCAACGGCGCGGGCATGATCACCCGCACCCTCACCGAGCCGATCCGCACCATGGCCGAACTGGCGGACTTCCAGCCCGACCTGATCATCCTCGACCTCTACATGCCCGACTGCACCGGCCCGGAGCTTGCCAAAGTGATCCGCCACAATGATCGTTACGTCAGCGTGCCGATCATCTATCTCTCGGCCGAGGATGACCTGGACAAGCAACTGGACGCCATGAGCGAGGGCGGTGACGACTTCCTGACCAAGCCGATCCGTTCACGCCACCTGGTCACCACCGTGCGCAACCGCGCGGCCCGGGCCCGCCACCTCAAGGCGCGCATGGTGCGCGACAGCCTCACGGGGCTGTACAACCACACCCATATCCTCCAGTTGCTCGAAGATTGCAGCTTCCGCGCCCGTCGCGAGGGCCAGCCGCTGAGCTTCGCCATGCTCGACATCGACCACTTCAAGAAGATCAACGACCGCCATGGCCACCCCATGGGCGACCGGGTGATCAAGAGCCTGGCGCTGTTTCTCAAACAGCGGCTGCGCAAGACCGATTTCATCGGGCGCTACGGTGGCGAGGAGTTTGCCATCGTCATGCCCAATACCGCGCTGGACGCGGCCCACAAGGTACTGGACGAGATCCGTCGACGCTTTGCCGATATCCTCTACCCCGCCCAGCCCCACGACCTCAAGTGCACCTTCAGCGCAGGCGTGGTGCAACTGGACGACAACCACGATGCCCTGACCATGGCCAGCGCCGCCGACGAAGCGCTGTATCGGGCCAAACATGCCGGGCGCAACTGCGTGGTGCGCGTGGAGCCCTAG
- a CDS encoding methyl-accepting chemotaxis protein, whose translation MSTALHDGAERQAGDTAQIRDALGELEATIQQVAGDASAAADASRDAGRAVEQGQAVIGQSLSGLRALVDEVQGNAQTIEQLAEESATIGGVLTVIRAIAEQTNLLALNAAIEAARAGEMGRGFAVVADEVRSLAQRTTGATGEIQGLIDRLQQAARESVSGMRIQLEHAQTTASQAQAADGALDEIVGAIRTIADTAVRIAEVTAQQTGAVSEIRDHSERIHALGEDNLQRIGEGRQQGEQLLQLGGELNTAVRAFRL comes from the coding sequence ATGAGCACCGCCCTGCACGACGGCGCCGAGCGCCAGGCCGGTGACACCGCGCAAATACGCGATGCCCTGGGCGAACTCGAGGCAACCATCCAGCAGGTGGCGGGCGATGCCAGCGCCGCCGCCGACGCCAGCCGCGACGCCGGTCGCGCCGTGGAACAGGGCCAGGCCGTGATCGGCCAAAGCCTCTCCGGCCTACGCGCGCTGGTCGATGAAGTGCAAGGCAACGCGCAGACGATCGAGCAACTGGCCGAGGAATCGGCCACCATCGGTGGCGTGCTGACGGTGATTCGCGCCATCGCCGAACAGACCAACCTGCTGGCACTCAACGCCGCCATCGAAGCGGCGCGGGCAGGCGAGATGGGTCGTGGCTTCGCCGTGGTCGCTGACGAAGTCCGCTCGCTGGCCCAGCGCACCACGGGCGCCACCGGAGAAATCCAAGGTTTGATCGACCGCCTGCAACAGGCCGCCCGGGAATCGGTGAGCGGCATGCGCATCCAGCTCGAACACGCCCAGACCACTGCCAGCCAGGCCCAGGCCGCCGACGGCGCACTCGATGAAATCGTCGGTGCGATCCGCACGATCGCCGACACGGCGGTGCGCATTGCCGAAGTGACCGCCCAGCAGACCGGTGCAGTGAGCGAGATCCGCGATCACAGCGAGCGGATCCACGCACTGGGCGAGGACAACCTGCAGCGCATTGGCGAAGGACGCCAGCAAGGCGAGCAGTTGCTCCAGCTTGGGGGTGAACTGAATACCGCGGTGAGGGCGTTTCGCCTTTGA
- a CDS encoding protein-disulfide reductase DsbD: MRRLFFLLFLLLASPAFATGLLDNRPSATLGAASLSNSADFLPVHEAFKLSLVQADAQRIKLRFVATEGYYLYRHRFQFRTEPADIILGPANIPKGEAKHDEFFGDVEVYHGVVDIELPRTDARAFTLLVGYQGCADKGLCYPPETERLSIDGTGARPDAGPATAEHVWSWQSLLLFFLAGVGLTFTPCVLPMLPILSGVVLRGQVGGWRGLSLSLAYVLPMAASFAVLGALMGMFGAGLNLQARLQSAWILVPFALFFVLFALAMFGLFEIKLPQALSSRLDHVANRTKGGSLLGAAVLGVLSSLLVSPCVSAPLAGALLYISASGDALGGALKLFALGLGMGAPLLLVATGGAAWLPKSGPWLNTVKNAIGVLLLGLAIGLLSRVLPGPVTLLLVGLLAAGVALFLGALEFVVKPPRQRLAQLLGLALLVYAVACWYGALSGQGDPLRPLPPPAVANLGASPASKSDAWQTLTTPAALDAALAEAKAAGQPVLLDWYADWCISCKVIEHEVLNAPQVQPQLGAFKLLRFDITESNAEQRTLLDRYQLFGPPALLFFSANGSEMSADRVIGEINAGEFADILSRVRGKLGL; encoded by the coding sequence ATGCGCCGCCTGTTTTTCCTGCTGTTCCTGCTGCTGGCCAGCCCTGCATTCGCCACGGGCCTGCTCGACAACCGCCCCAGCGCCACCCTCGGCGCTGCATCCCTGAGCAACAGCGCCGACTTCCTGCCTGTCCACGAGGCCTTCAAGCTCAGCCTGGTCCAGGCCGATGCCCAGCGCATCAAGCTGCGCTTCGTCGCCACCGAGGGCTACTACCTCTACCGCCACCGCTTCCAGTTCCGCACAGAGCCCGCCGACATCATCCTGGGCCCGGCCAACATCCCCAAAGGCGAAGCCAAGCACGACGAGTTCTTCGGCGACGTGGAGGTCTACCACGGCGTAGTCGACATCGAACTGCCGCGCACCGATGCACGTGCCTTTACCCTGCTGGTGGGCTACCAAGGCTGCGCCGACAAAGGCCTGTGCTACCCACCGGAAACCGAACGACTGAGCATCGACGGCACAGGCGCCAGGCCCGATGCCGGCCCAGCCACTGCCGAGCACGTCTGGAGCTGGCAATCGCTGTTGTTGTTCTTCCTTGCCGGCGTCGGCCTGACCTTCACACCCTGCGTGCTGCCGATGCTGCCGATCCTGTCCGGCGTGGTCCTGCGCGGGCAGGTCGGTGGCTGGCGTGGGCTGAGCCTGTCGCTGGCCTACGTGCTGCCGATGGCCGCGTCCTTTGCTGTGCTCGGCGCGCTGATGGGCATGTTCGGTGCCGGCCTGAACCTGCAGGCCCGCCTGCAATCGGCCTGGATACTGGTGCCGTTCGCGCTGTTCTTCGTGCTGTTCGCCCTGGCCATGTTCGGGCTGTTCGAAATCAAGCTCCCCCAGGCGCTGAGCAGCCGACTGGACCACGTCGCCAACCGTACCAAGGGCGGTTCGCTGCTGGGTGCGGCCGTGCTGGGCGTGCTGTCCAGCCTGCTGGTGTCCCCTTGCGTGTCGGCACCGCTGGCCGGTGCCCTGCTGTACATCAGTGCCAGCGGCGATGCACTGGGCGGGGCACTCAAACTCTTTGCCCTGGGCTTGGGAATGGGCGCGCCGCTGCTGCTGGTCGCCACCGGCGGCGCGGCCTGGTTACCCAAGAGCGGCCCATGGCTGAACACGGTCAAGAACGCCATCGGCGTGCTCCTGCTGGGCCTGGCGATCGGCCTGCTGAGCCGCGTGCTGCCAGGGCCTGTGACCTTGCTGCTGGTCGGGTTGCTGGCCGCAGGCGTGGCGCTGTTCCTCGGCGCCCTGGAGTTCGTGGTCAAGCCACCGCGCCAACGCCTGGCCCAATTGCTCGGCCTGGCCTTGCTGGTCTACGCCGTGGCCTGCTGGTATGGCGCCCTGAGCGGTCAGGGCGACCCGCTGCGCCCATTGCCGCCTCCGGCGGTGGCCAACCTCGGCGCCAGCCCGGCCAGCAAGAGCGATGCCTGGCAGACCCTCACCACCCCCGCCGCGCTGGATGCAGCGCTCGCCGAAGCCAAAGCCGCCGGTCAACCGGTGCTGCTGGACTGGTACGCCGACTGGTGCATCAGCTGCAAGGTGATCGAGCATGAAGTACTGAACGCGCCGCAGGTCCAGCCGCAACTGGGCGCCTTCAAGCTGCTGCGCTTCGACATCACCGAGAGCAATGCCGAGCAACGCACCCTGCTGGACCGCTATCAGCTGTTCGGCCCGCCAGCGCTGCTGTTCTTTTCGGCGAACGGCAGCGAAATGTCCGCTGATCGGGTCATTGGCGAGATAAACGCCGGCGAATTCGCAGATATTCTGTCGCGCGTGCGCGGCAAACTCGGTCTATAA
- the aroQ gene encoding type II 3-dehydroquinate dehydratase — protein sequence MATLLVLHGPNLNLLGTREPGHYGAVTLAQINQDLEQRARAAGHHLQYLQSNAEYELIDRIHAARNEGVDFILINPAAFTHTSVALRDALLAVSIPFIEVHLSNVHKREPFRHHSYFSDVAVGVICGLGATGYRLALESALEYLAANAQP from the coding sequence ATGGCAACCCTACTGGTGCTGCACGGCCCCAACCTGAACCTGCTCGGCACCCGCGAACCAGGCCACTACGGCGCCGTGACCCTGGCCCAGATCAACCAGGACCTGGAGCAGCGCGCCCGCGCCGCTGGCCACCACCTGCAATACCTGCAGAGCAATGCCGAGTACGAATTGATCGACCGTATCCATGCCGCCCGCAACGAAGGCGTGGACTTCATCCTGATCAATCCGGCTGCTTTCACCCACACCAGCGTCGCATTACGTGACGCATTGCTGGCTGTGAGCATCCCATTCATCGAAGTGCACCTCTCCAACGTGCACAAGCGTGAACCGTTCCGTCATCACTCCTACTTCTCCGATGTCGCCGTAGGGGTGATCTGCGGTCTGGGCGCCACCGGTTACCGGTTGGCCCTGGAATCCGCGCTGGAATACCTGGCTGCCAACGCACAGCCCTGA
- the accB gene encoding acetyl-CoA carboxylase biotin carboxyl carrier protein → MDIRKVKKLIELLEESGIDELEIKEGEESVRISRHSKTPAGAQYFAAPAPVAAPVAAAAPVAAAPAAEAGAAAPALKGTVIRSPMVGTFYRKPSPTSANFAEVGQTVKKGDTLCIVEAMKMMNHIEADIGGVIDAILVEDGQPVEFDQPLFTIV, encoded by the coding sequence ATGGATATCCGTAAAGTCAAGAAGCTGATCGAACTGCTGGAAGAGTCTGGCATCGACGAACTGGAGATCAAGGAAGGCGAAGAGTCCGTTCGCATCAGCCGTCACAGCAAGACCCCGGCCGGCGCCCAGTACTTCGCCGCCCCGGCTCCAGTCGCTGCCCCGGTTGCCGCTGCCGCGCCAGTCGCCGCTGCCCCGGCCGCCGAAGCTGGCGCCGCCGCTCCAGCCCTCAAAGGCACCGTGATCCGCTCGCCAATGGTCGGCACCTTCTACCGCAAACCTTCGCCGACCTCGGCCAACTTCGCTGAAGTCGGTCAGACCGTGAAGAAAGGCGACACCCTGTGCATCGTCGAAGCCATGAAGATGATGAACCACATCGAAGCCGATATCGGCGGTGTCATCGACGCCATCCTGGTGGAAGACGGTCAGCCGGTTGAGTTCGACCAGCCGCTGTTCACCATCGTTTGA